A single region of the Syngnathoides biaculeatus isolate LvHL_M chromosome 17, ASM1980259v1, whole genome shotgun sequence genome encodes:
- the dolk gene encoding dolichol kinase, with protein MATTPIRPPSAMSAHVDPVAVESAVVSAVVLCVHAALWNQHSWCAVALLIQAFYVQYKWDRLLKSGGAVFQFRPAANSGIVPASVVMPLLGLVLRAKCASAGSVHLERFSMVVTVSGMVLALFLSLIALGITRPVPANTCAVAGLSAAAILYSAKQTLTVSEVIEVLEVLLIFVYLSLIVLYLLPRCFTPGEALLVVGAVSLVVNQLIKRSLNWSEAQGGDPVNYLLPVLVAGCLLLGVVFALLFCFMESETWVSSLFFHTMTAVLGLGVLVPWLSLFIGRHPFTWLWDFVTFNRRRLGLVAYWAALCLAAACVVLQQNYRRRAGSKKHRASTVVRKYFHVLAVATFVPGLLYDRQLLHVASVGCLAVFLFLEYVRYFRIKPLGRALRQLLTLFLDERDSGPLILTHVYLLLGMALPVWLFPGGCAPKGTLPGAGGLVPYAGVLAVGVGDTAASVFGSTLGEIRWPGTKKTVEGTATSVLAQIVGVAVLLIWDAGVDLNGAYSWILGSVALVAMLEAYTSQIDNLLLPLYLLILLML; from the coding sequence ATGGCGACCACGCCCATCCGCCCGCCCTCAGCGATGAGCGCCCACGTCGACCCGGTCGCGGTGGAGTCGGCCGTGGTGTCGGCCGTGGTCCTGTGCGTCCACGCGGCGCTGTGGAACCAGCACTCTTGGTGCGCCGTGGCGCTGCTCATCCAGGCCTTCTACGTGCAGTACAAGTGGGACCGCCTGCTCAAGTCGGGCGGCGCCGTGTTCCAGTTCCGCCCCGCCGCCAACAGCGGCATCGTCCCGGCGTCCGTGGTGATGCCGCTGCTGGGTCTGGTCCTGCGGGCCAAGTGCGCCTCCGCCGGCAGCGTCCACCTGGAGCGCTTCTCCATGGTGGTGACGGTGAGCGGCATGGTCCTGGCGCTCTTCCTGTCCCTGATCGCGCTGGGCATCACGCGGCCCGTGCCCGCCAACACCTGCGCGGTCGCCGGCCTCTCGGCCGCCGCCATCCTGTACAGCGCCAAGCAGACCCTGACGGTGTCGGAGGTGATCGAGGTTCTGGAGGTGCTCCTGATCTTCGTGTACCTCAGCCTGATCGTGCTGTACCTGCTGCCGCGCTGCTTCACGCCCGGCGAGGCGCTGCTGGTGGTGGGCGCCGTCAGCTTAGTGGTCAACCAGCTCATCAAGCGCTCGCTGAACTGGAGCGAGGCCCAAGGGGGCGACCCGGTCAACTACCTGCTGCCCGTTCTGGTGGCGGGCTGCCTCCTGCTGGGCGTGGTCTTCGCCCTGCTCTTCTGCTTCATGGAGTCGGAGACGTGGGTGTCGTCGCTCTTCTTCCACACCATGACGGCCGTGCTGGGCCTGGGGGTCCTGGTGCCGTGGCTCTCGCTCTTCATCGGGCGCCATCCCTTCACGTGGTTGTGGGACTTCGTCACCTTCAACCGGCGCCGCCTGGGCCTGGTGGCGTACTGGGCCGCGCTGTGCTTGGCCGCCGCCTGCGTGGTGCTGCAGCAGAACTACCGGCGCCGCGCGGGCTCCAAGAAGCACCGGGCCTCCACGGTGGTGCGCAAGTACTTCCACGTCCTGGCGGTGGCCACCTTCGTCCCGGGTCTCCTGTACGACCGCCAGCTGCTGCACGTGGCGTCGGTGGGCTGCCTGGCCGTCTTCCTCTTCCTGGAGTACGTGCGCTACTTCCGGATCAAGCCGCTGGGGCGAGCCCTGCGCCAGCTCCTCACCCTGTTCCTGGACGAACGGGACTCGGGCCCGCTCATCCTCACCCACGTCTACCTGCTGCTGGGCATGGCGCTGCCCGTCTGGCTCTTCCCGGGGGGGTGCGCCCCCAAGGGGACGCTCCCCGGGGCGGGCGGCCTGGTGCCGTACGCCGGCGTGCTGGCGGTGGGCGTGGGCGACACGGCGGCGTCGGTCTTCGGAAGCACGCTGGGCGAGATCCGGTGGCCCGGCACCAAGAAGACGGTGGAGGGCACGGCCACGTCGGTGCTGGCCCAGATCGTCGGCGTGGCCGTGTTGCTGATTTGGGACGCGGGCGTGGACCTCAACGGCGCCTACTCGTGGATCTTGGGCTCGGTGGCGCTGGTGGCCATGCTGGAGGCGTACACGTCGCAGATCGACAACCTGCTGCTGCCGCTCTACCTGCTCATCCTGCTCATGCTCTGA
- the phyhd1 gene encoding phytanoyl-CoA dioxygenase domain-containing protein 1 has translation MTPATCHMSGSQPTSQSRTQSGAPPPPLKTAQDFSFFFFSFRTREGNMDFISDRDVQKYREDGFVVLDEFLTAQECDELRRRMREIVDAMDVPEHCRTTFSTYHHEQLKTQGNADYFITSGDKIRFFFEKGAFDAEGEFAVPRHRSLNKVGHALHAHEPLYAKVTHSRKVQGVARKLGLVRPVVLQSMYIFKQPGIGGEVTPHQDATFLYTEPLGRVMGLWVALEDATVNNGCLWFIPGSHNRGVTRRMVRTPPGSFPLTDFIGTEQEYDGDKFVPVEVKKGGAVLIHGQVVHRSAENASENSRHVYTFHLMEAQDTRWSPDNWLQPTEELPFPSLYTN, from the exons ATGACGCCAGCAACGTGTCACATGTCCGGAAGTCAGCCAACCAGCCAATCAAGGACGCAGTCTggggctcctcctcctcccctgaaGACTGCAcaagatttcagttttttttttttttctttccgaaCCCGTGAAGGCAACATGGACTTCATCAGCGACCGAGATGTGCAAAAG TACAGGGAGGACGGCTTCGTGGTCCTGGACGAGTTCCTGACGGCGCAGGAATGCGACGAGCTGCGCCGGCGCATGCGCGAGATCGTGGACGCCATGGACGTGCCGGAGCACTGCCGGACCACCTTCTCCACGTACCACCACGAGCAGCTCAAGACGCAG GGAAACGCCGACTATTTCATCACCAGCGGCGACAAGATCCGCTTTTTCTTCGAGAAGGGAGCGTTCGACGCCGAAG GAGAATTCGCCGTCCCCAGGCATCGGTCGCTCAACAAAGTGGGACACGCGCTCCACGCGCACGAGCCTTTGTACGCCAAAGTTACGCATTCGCGCAAAGTTCAG GGCGTCGCCAGGAAGCTGGGCCTGGTCCGACCCGTGGTCCTGCAGAGCATGTACATCTTCAAG CAACCTGGGATTGGCGGAGAAG tgacGCCACACCAGGACGCCACCTTCTTGTACACGGAGCCCCTGGGGAGGGTGATGGGCCTGTGGGTGGCGCTGGAGGACGCCACCGTCAACAACGGCTGCCTCTGGTTCATCCCGGGCTCGCACAACC GTGGAGTGACGCGGCGAATGGTGAGGACGCCGCCGGGCAGCTTCCCTCTGACGGACTTCATCGGCACGGAGCAGGAATATGACGGTGACAAGTTTGTCCCGGTAGAAGTTAAAAAAG GGGGCGCGGTGCTGATCCACGGCCAAGTGGTGCACCGCAGCGCTGAGAACGCGTCGGAGAACTCGCGCCACGTGTACACCTTCCACCTGATGGAGGCGCAGGACACCCGCTGGAGTCCCGACAACTG GTTGCAGCCCACGGAGGAACTTCCTTTCCCGTCGCTTTATACCAATTGA